The following DNA comes from Sander lucioperca isolate FBNREF2018 chromosome 2, SLUC_FBN_1.2, whole genome shotgun sequence.
GTGTATCAGAGCAGTGCGGCTCAAGCGGGAACTGACATCAGAGCGGTTCAGCAACGAACGCTAGTTCAGTTTTTCCTGGAATATGTACAGATTGTTGGTGGTGGCCACAGCGATGATGTTGTCCAGAGGATGCCAGGCAGTGTGGAGGATCTTCTTGTTAAAGTCCAGACTGTCTACACTGATCTCGTCCTTTTTGCGCTTCCCACCCGTGCTTACTTTGCGAGGTTTCAGGACCGACCGCGGCTTGCTGTTCTCCCGCGATGCCTCCAGGGTTACGTCCTGACGGTAGCCTCGGTCAAACATCCGGAAGAAGTTGTTGTAGGAACCGGTCATCACAACGCTGCAGAGAGACAAAGGTTGGGGTGATAATACGCCacgtcagtggttctcaaacttctTTCAATAATGTACCACTTTTGAAtcgtttctttaagccaagtacccctgaccagcgctaataatttttggtagaaaagaaagtctctataaagaggaacaatgcagcGCTGTATGTcagagatagatttactaaacaacagactTGGACCTGgagaacatttaaatgctgatgagaaaaggagacaaatactgtaaaaaagacttggaaaaagatggtagaaagaaggaaggaaggaaggaaggaaggcaagaataggtcaaaatagtatcaaaaacttcaaaaacactgacataacttcgaaaaaagcgagaaacttgtaaaaagtaggaggaaggaaggcaagattaggtccaaagaaggagacacacatgtcacatttttggtaggaaaaaaaaaaagtctacataaagaggaacaatgttctggacaaacatttagttaaatatctcacgtaccccctgcagtcctccagagtacccatAGGGGTacacggacccccatttgagaaacactgcgcCACGTTATAATAATCAAGCAAAAGGGGGCTCATGCGCCATTTGAAAATAACCgtctttttatcaacttaactcagtagtttgTTGCCTAACCTGGGGATGTTAATTATTAACCGTTTCACCGACAATAATACCTTTCgattaaagtgttcatattacgctttttggcttttcccctttcctttgttttgttatatatctttttgtgcacattataggtttacaaagagaaaaagcccaaagtccaccccaaagggacttaccatctccaacagaaaacactgttcacaaactgctccaaacagctctgttgtagtccagcctttacttcagagacaaacgtggtcactttggaacacacgttataatgctcacctagctgctagcatggcacgccctcatactctgcttctgactggctagtagtccttacctaattaattaatatggtattttttgaaaattaaaccatgtaaacctattctgatactaAATACAAGTAtggacctgaaaatgagcataatatgagcacttaaagttaattattaaaacaaatataaaaaggTAATAATAACAGGTTTGTTGCCTTGTGAAATAGAATCCATTCCTTAACTGCAAGTTAACTTGCTGACGCTAACTTTGCACTAGCAGGTTGCGTTTTAAGTTCTTCTTTTCAGCTCAGTTCGTGGCTCTCTGCTGGACGGCTATTGCCACATCGTAATAATCAAAAAGCCAAAAGTGTAATGAATGTTCTCTGTAATGAACCACGGCCAGGAGCATATCGGCCATCCAAACCAAAACCACGTTCAGACCAGAAAAAGCAACCTGGCGAATTTTCAATTTTAGGCGGTGTTGGAGGATTTTCAGATAATAGCACATATTGCATTTCTGTCCGTCCTGGATCCCTCTTCTGTTGCTGCTATCTTTTCCCCATCTGGATCAAATGTCAATGATAATGGGTCTCATCTGCACTACAGCAGAGATAATctacagggggtccgggacccctagggggtacTCAGAGTTACTGTAACACAAGTAGACTATAtagcagggatgcaccaaatccaggattcggctggatattgggctttttgtgcatgaaggaatctacagacagcagccaaaatgcagcaacttcaggtacggcaaaggaaggacagtcactgtttacttcattaatgagtttactgtgttcatggactgaggatgggacgaggattcagcagaatcttaaccagtggattcggtattcggccgaactccaaaaatctggattcgttGCATCccttgtttggtgttttaaaacgttaatgtgttagcgatagaggcagtgatgtttcctgtttcctgtaagggactctcacaccgcctcaaaacacaaCGACAAGTCTAATCCACGCGCACGTGactggccaccgcagcgtgacaCAGGGTTGACTTTATCCAAAAATTGAATCCGTCTCACTTTTCGCCGCACACAGCCGAGACTTTTCACGGCCCGACCGCCGCAGCCTAAACACACTACCCCCATTTCtgaaaaaggaaggaaagacctgaattttaacagccacattaagacaattacaaagtcagcctattatcagcttaagaatatatcaagggtttaaaggacttatgtctcagcaggatttagaaaaaacttgtccatgcttttatcttcagtagacttgactaatctaacggagtctttacaggtctccctaaaaaatcaatcagacagctgcagctgattcagaacgctgctgctccagtcctcactaacaccaagaaagtggatcacatcactccagttctgaagtctctacactggcttcctgtgcctcaaataattgatttcaaaatacttttgctggtttataaatcactaaacggtttagggacgaaatacatttctgatctgctgctacactatgacccacccatacctctcaggtggtctgggaccggtctactacactatgacccacccagacctctcaggtggtctgggaccggtctactacactatgacccacccagacctctcaggtggtctgggaccggtctactacactatgacccacccagacctctcaggtggtctgggaccggtctactacactatgacccacccagacctctcaggtggtctgggaccggtctactacactatgacccacccagacctctcaggttgtCTGGGACCGACGGTCtactactacactatgacccacccagacctctcaggtggtctgggaccgGTCTACTACACTAGACCCCCCACTCACGGTGGTCTGGGAccggtctactacactatgacccacccagacctctcaggtggtctgggaccggtctactacactatgacccacccagacctctcaggttgtCTGGGAccggtctactacactatgacccacccagacctctcaggtggtctgggacaggtctgcttgctgtccccagagtcagaactaaacagggggaagcagcgttcagtttttatgctccacatatctggaacaaactctgCTTTTAGCTGctcctgttgctgaaatgtgctatacaaataaagctgccttgccttcaTATGTGAACGCAGTCTTATGCTCTGCGCTGAGCAGATAACCACAGTAATTGATAAGGCAAATGTTGTTGGACCGTTGCATCAAATAAAGGTCAGCCCAAAACATGTGCATGCGTCATGTATATTGGAAGTGTGGAGAATGATAAAGAAACCACAAGCACATTTTGCTTTCACGAACCGTGACATCTACCAGTACAGAATAACAACAGCTCCCCAAAAGGCATCTTTTGACCCTGATATAATAGatctagagctgcaactaatgattattttcatcggTTTATCTGTCAATTatcttctggatgaatggatcagTTTAGTCTATAAagtcagaaaatggtaaaaaaaaaaatatataatttagatcagtgtttccccaaaaTCCCaatatgacgtcctcaaatgtcttgttttgtccacaactcaaagatattcagtttactgtcacagaggagagaagaaactagaagatgttcacatttaacaagctgacatcagagaaaaaCATGACTCAGAATCGTTGGCTAATTTtggcttgaaagacgctagcgcggaccgccgattagcttacgacgctagtattcggggcacagggaaagttaaaacaaatcgctatttataccactaaaaaggctcaaaatatcaccacactttcACGGTAGCATACcacctgtatacgagaacgtgactgtctttctaaactacctttttaataaactgtctgtacacttacaacgttctcaatgcttgggttAACAATTAGGgcccctcattatgctaccgctgaagtttggtgatattttgagcctttttagtggtataaatagtgatttgtttttactttccctgtgccctgaatactagcgttgtaagctaatcagcagtccgcactagcttctttcaagctccaaacacattcgattagcatgaaatcatgtcccagagaacgacagagagggtacacatctgttaataacccctaggttggttttgcgccggaattgtcctttaatctcTGCAGCTGTAAATAGATGTATAATAGAGGTATAATAGGAGGTAAAATAGATGTATAATAGCGGTAGAATAGATGTATAATAGAGGTAACAGAGGTATAATAGATGTATTATAGAGGTATAATAGATGTATAATAGAGTTATAATAGATGTATAATAGCGGTATAATAGATGTATAATAGCGGTATAATAGATGTATAATAGAGTTATAATAGATGTATAATAGAGGTATAATAGATGTATAATAGAGTTATAATAGATGTATAATAGGAGGTATAATAGATGTATAATAGAGGTATAATAGATGTATAATAGAGGTATAATAGATGTATAATAGAGGTATAATAGAGGTATAATAGATGTATAATAGGAGGTATAATAGAGGTAACAGAGGTATAATAGATGTATTATAGAAGTATAATAGGAGGTATAATAGGAGGTATAATAGATGTATAATAGGTGTATAATAGGTGTATAATAGGAGGTATAATAGATGTATAATAGAGGTAACAGAGGTATAATAGATGTATTATAGAGGTATAATAGGAGGTATAATAGGAGGTATAATAGATGTATAATAGGAGGTATAATAGATATATAATAGAGGTAACAGAGGTATAATAGATGTATTATAGAGGTATAATAGGAGGTATAATAGATGTATAATAGGAGGTATAATAGATGTATAATAGAGGTATAATAGGAGGTATAATAGATGTATAATAGAGGTATAACAGAGATAGGTAGAGGTAGATACACACCTGTCGTTGCCATTCCAGCAGCACTCAAACTTGTCGAAGATGCAGTCGTTCTCATAGAGGGAACACAATTTACTCCTGAGATATTCATGCACCTGTTCAGAGAAAGTGATGACAGGGTGTTATGGTTACAAGAGTGGAAATGACAGGAACACTTGTATAAATGTCAGGCCTTTTACAACCCGTCTCAGCAACAGTTACAGACCTGACAataggggtgtaaatcacacGTCATTTCACAACACGATATAAAattgattctttggacaacgatACATATTTGATCTGAAAAGGTCTGCCACGGTACGATTTCGATTAGATTCATATTTAGGAGCCTGCGACCGATACATCagcccatttaacacaatcagtttatatatacatttacaaaAGGCAACATTACTAAGCTCTTCctgacatttaaattaaaaactagggctgcaggATATTAGGAAAAATGTGATAATGTTAAAAATCGCAATAATGACATTACTAAACAGATAATAAAGTGTACTTATttctgcattttggctgctttcagtattctgctaaaatacaagacatcaaatcaatcaaataCAACATTCTTTAATTGAACAtccaattaaaatataaaaaggcaCCACTTAAAAAGAATGACAGCTACATTAAATGTagagttttctgctgatattttctttcaactagtGTTGCAGCCTTTCGAGATAAACATTTactgcgccagttgatattgcgatgacgataaaaaagcaacatattgtgcagccctattaaaaacaaactagtctttttaataaaaagaataaagtgggaatttcaaaataaaggcgcatCTTAAAGATGAAGGTATGTATAGATGATATGTGATCGTCAAGGATTGAATCGATACATCGTTACACCCCTACCTGATACCAAGGGCGTTGAAATAtatcattgcatcgatgcagtgacagaccataatccaTTATTGCCTACTGAGGTTACTTGTTGACTTTCCGGTTGctgcttttttagtttttgtcttttgtctgctgtgttcagactccgctacattaacaagtgtcttttttaagtgcagatacaataaaaagaggaGTTCTTTTACATccgactgcttgaatttgttgattaAAACCACTGACTGTTGGtttgtgtctatcctactgtctacattattctcttatattgtccatatttgacgctggtctctagactttatcctggcactattggacctatttgcactaccaccatgacacacactctcatagagcaccttaccatgcatactgaatcacacacacacacacacacacacacacacacggtcagtccctgccctctCACTGCAAGcgtttcttttattgtccatattattcatgtggatttgttattgtatcatcctgtttatgatgtatgtgtatgttgtgtgtgatgtctttgagctactgggaccttgaatttccccttctatctatctatctatctatccatccatccatccatccatccatccatccatccatccatccatctatctatctatctatctatctatctatctatctatctatctatctatagcaAATTAATAATAACATTGAGGAGGCgatgcatcgtgatatcgaaTCAATTCGTTGACAGTATAATCGCAATCAAATCAAAATCGCGACACCaatgaagattcacacccctaactgtacgtccacaccgccgccgacttgatcttctaaagatacaggaagtcattcattttcaatggaagctgcttctctcagctgcaaggagcggcaaatctgtcggcgtcacgttttgggcgttttgagcgttttgagcgaccagagcgtcaatcagaaagttgaaagtaggtcaactttatggtaatgagctatgacgcggttcagcggcaaccaatcagaatatagacgtccttcacgctggctgattccagagaaacatacgatgtaaactttggttcctaccaaaacattagttcagagaaaaaggaggagaagctcatcatggccgttgctgggttccctatcatttatgatatttgcgtatagggaccagttaacgttacctgccggtcacatggtctctaaacagtccgctcacggtgaagtcctgcacggatcaacagctggcggctgctcgctctgcctgcacgctgctgcggttcagcggctaacaggcgagctaactgctaacagacaccgctgcgaccaacaaccaatacacattctgtctgtctgtttgcagctcaagtcggcggcggtgtgtacgtacagtaatatttacatatcccccccccccacctgaTAGGTCTCTACTGGCCGGGACTCCATGTTGAGATCCCAGATCTTGACGGACAGGTAGTCGCGGGTCATCATGTAGCGTCCGCTGTGGCTGAACTTTACATCAGAGATGGACGAGATGATCTCAGAAAAGAACGAACGGTTGTTTGGATCCTCCGGCTCTTCaaactcttaaaaaaagaaaacaaaaaggatGCAAGTCATTAGTTCACCCTGGCTGCCGTTAACTTAAACAACGTGCCATCACGACTTcgcgtaaacacacacacgccactttctaaacccaagtggcatgttatctgtacacattttCAGCTATCCGTATCCAGCGGACGGGTTGCAGAGTGATCTCAATAAATGGCGTATGTaggacacgccaattcgtatgccattttggcgtgttatcaagacgcataatcacCTTTTCAGACGGTTGGgatcagggttccaaattagcaccatttaccagccaaatgatggtaaaatatgcaattggctggtagatttgcttcactcaccagtcaaaaaacaatggtaatcctttgagtggctggtaaaatttgaacattcactagccatttggctggtggacaaaaaagttaattttgaaccctggttgggattaggaaaacaataaggccggttacacactggatgcgtcgcgcgagcgtggcgtttctgttgcctctcagaagcgtggcggctgcgtggatttttcctgctgctaggtacagggagggctgatctcgggacatagcgccgacagattcaaactctgaaaaatgggtaagtgggctgtctgtttataacaacttagtGTAGCTGTAAAGAGCCTATAGCGCCTCTCTGatgttggaccgtcactcagaacacacactacgttgttattgtagcctatcctaCCCTTTATATATCGGCTTGTTCcacgtatggggagagagttgttaaacataaatatataacctactgatctgattaaagcaagacaacgtcagcagtattgactgcaaaatatgttacagaatatctcgttctgtatgacaggtgcaataaagattgaaaatattttctctgaaattttttattacatttatatctacattgatgtcaaaacctcgagactttcaaacatcaagatgtcatttattaatatgcatttgtgtctaaatgacatataaacatattttcctattctatgttgcctggaaacgcttccaacacgcttgcgtctcgcgtgaaaaataggcgttggttctatttctagcatgcacgcgtctcacgcaggcagtgtgtaagctctaacaggttaacatgggagccgaaatataaacggacaccacacacggctgacacgctcacgcaaCGCATCCAGTGTAACCAGCttaacggggttgggtttaggaaaagaagaaagagacggttgggtttaggaaaacatgaatcgcgggacacgatccccagtctcctgggggaaagtcctgtgtttgacccatcctcccccccgaccaacctgcCTATGGGGATTTTCGAGCtgtcatactactcgctacagcgTCAATTCACaagcaatcgcaaggtaatttaagtcaatggaggccaaacaacacaaacacgctaaaaagcgagtatgcatcttgataacacgccaataatggcataccaattggcgtgtcgtacatacaccacttcatgagatcagtctgactgaaaagtaggggtgggaatcaccagaggcctcgaGATACGATATCACGATAGTTATGTCACGATAccatattattgcgattttaaacatattgcaatattctgcgattaCTCAACTTTCAACAaattctctgtttgttcatctcacttcaattttattgctgcaaaatgggattgtcaagcagacaaactgacccagacacatataataaaagatcgatacttggcgtctgtgtatcgatacagtattgccacaaaaatactatgctgtatcgattttcccCCCACTCCTACTGAAAAGACAACCTACAGTTTTTAATATTAGGGCTTACGTTTGGCGTGCTTGTCACACAGTGCCGATGCCCTCATGTCACACAGGCGGATGGTGCCCTTGCTGCTGCTGTAGACAAACGTGTTGCACTGGTTGGGGTGGAACTCCACCGCTGTGATCACCTCCGTCAGCTCCTCCATGTTGGTTGGCTTAATGTCAACAATATCTGAAGATGTGAGGTTAAGGGCCAAGGGCTAAACAGACATTTCCATGACTTAAAAAGGGaataaaattaaacaaactAGAACAGACTTAGCCTGCCATTGACCCAGTGGCCCAAAAGGTTTCGCATTGCAATTGTTCAGCAAATATAGATTTTCAGAGCTTGACATAGTTACCTAAATTAGTTCAGTGTCACCTATTTCCTATTTCACCTGCTGGCAAATGTCTTTGTTTGAGGGGATTGGAAACGCAGGCAGAGTGTGGACGTgaggcgtaaacgtagcaaaagatatttatttttaagattatttttggggcttttattGACAGGATAGCATGAAGACAGGACAggggagaaggggggggggggcatgcagcaaacaccacagcactgtggaggaaggtctgactagtccacaaagcattctgggatgggagaaaaacgggcTCTGGTtttatggcatttctttaaaccaatcacaatcatcttgggtggtgctaagctctggacggagccacggtgcctctgctaaatagtctcaggaaggaacttgttttggtggaacgtgtgtacattcaaaagtagttttagtcgtgcaacagaaaactcagattggacagatagtctagctagctgtctggatttaccctgcagagatctgaggagcagttaaccatagtcctcagaaatccaccggaggttagaacgccaacacagagacagaggaaggggacggacatccagcctaaaaaaaggacatccagcggaattttcagcggcaacagagcaatcccggaaggtGAAAGTCATCGATATGGACTAAATTTCAGTTAAAATGTGGACTGCTAGAGTGACTCTGTGTAG
Coding sequences within:
- the LOC116054356 gene encoding serine/threonine-protein phosphatase 2A 55 kDa regulatory subunit B alpha isoform-like, encoding MAGAGGGTSDVQWCFSQVKGAIDDDVAEADIISTVEFNHSGELLATGDKGGRVVIFQQEPESKNQPQCRGEYNVYSTFQSHEPEFDYLKSLEIEEKINKIRWLPQKNAAQFLLSTNDKTIKLWKISERDKRPEGYNLKEEDGRYRDLNTVTTLRVPVFRPMDLMVEASPRRVFANAHTYHVNSISVNSDCETYLSADDLRINLWNLEITDRSFNIVDIKPTNMEELTEVITAVEFHPNQCNTFVYSSSKGTIRLCDMRASALCDKHAKQFEEPEDPNNRSFFSEIISSISDVKFSHSGRYMMTRDYLSVKIWDLNMESRPVETYQVHEYLRSKLCSLYENDCIFDKFECCWNGNDSVVMTGSYNNFFRMFDRGYRQDVTLEASRENSKPRSVLKPRKVSTGGKRKKDEISVDSLDFNKKILHTAWHPLDNIIAVATTNNLYIFQEKLN